A stretch of Tigriopus californicus strain San Diego chromosome 11, Tcal_SD_v2.1, whole genome shotgun sequence DNA encodes these proteins:
- the LOC131891150 gene encoding peptidyl-prolyl cis-trans isomerase A-like, whose protein sequence is MFLIRTGGKGGICFQITVILVALVSLTHSQQYYDDSNQQYQQQQQQQQQQQQYQPHQNGQQQRQQPQDPYQQQEQYYEQEQPQDPYARQDGFHAQPHQPLDDEPSIRGFGQFLYDKINDGFTNVKKLVQPVLGFGNRRADINDRTKVFFDVEINGQYLGRINMELFDEVVPKTTENFRQLVTGVNGYGYKGSKFHRVIPGFMIQGGDFTAGDGTGGYSIYGPSFEDENFLIKHGSPGLLSMANAGEDTNGSQFFITTAKTDWLDDKHVVFGRVADKKSFEVVEEIEKHGSSPDGQTDAELVIANSGEY, encoded by the exons ATGTTTCTGATCCGAACCGGAGGAAAAGGCGggatttgctttcaaatcacGGTGATCCTGGTCGCCCTTGTCTCGCTAACTCATTCGCAACAGTATTATG ATGATTCTAACCAACAAtaccaacaacagcagcagcaacaacaacagcaacagcaataTCAACCACACCAGAATGGTCAGCAGCAACGGCAACAACCTCAGGATCCTTACCAACAGCAGGAGCAATACTATGAACAAGAACAACCTCAAGATCCTTATGCTCGCCAGGATGGCTTCCATGCTCAACCTCATCAGCCTTTGGATGACGAACCCAGCATAAGAGGTTTCGGTCAATTCCTCTATGACAAGATCAACGACGGTTTCACCAATGTTAAAAAGCTGGTCCAACCGGTTTTGGGATTCGGAAACCGGAGAGCCGACATCAATGATCGCACCAAGGTCTTCTTTGACGTGGAGATCAACGGTCAATACTTGGGACGGATCAACATGGAATTGTTCGACGAAGTCGTGCCCAAGACCACAGAAAATTTCAGACAACTGGTCACAG GTGTGAATGGTTATGGTTACAAGGGTTCCAAGTTTCATCGAGTCATTCCCGGATTCATGATCCAAGGTGGGGATTTCACTGCTGGAGATGGAACTGGCGGATACTCAATCTACGGACCCAGTTTTGAGGACGAGAACTTCCTCATCAAGCACGGATCCCCAG GCTTGTTGTCGATGGCTAATGCTGGTGAGGACACGAACGGATCCCAATTCTTCATCACGACAGCCAAGACCGATTGGTTGGACGACAAGCACGTGGTCTTTGGCCGAGTGGCCGACAAGAAGTCCTTTGAAGTGGTGGAGGAGATCGAGAAGCACGGCTCAAGTCCGGATGGTCAAACCGACGCCGAACTCGTGATTGCCAACTCGGGCGAATATTAG